In one Rutidosis leptorrhynchoides isolate AG116_Rl617_1_P2 chromosome 8, CSIRO_AGI_Rlap_v1, whole genome shotgun sequence genomic region, the following are encoded:
- the LOC139863116 gene encoding alpha-L-fucosidase 1-like has translation MANRYPLIVIYFIIILSNIAPSQEHKFATTPPLPVSPLPSYSQLKWQQREIIFFHHFGVNTFTDSEWGTGKENQKIFNPKGLNTAQWIDVAVQTGVSLSILTAKHHDGFCLWPSKYTDHSVIGSPLQNGHGDVVKEFTKSASNRGVDVGLYLSPWDRHDYRYGKNIAYNEYYMGQLQELLNNYGNVKEIWFDGAKGSNAPNMSYHFNDWFAMVKELQSTINIFSDAGPGVRWVGNENGFAGTTSWSIINGSSLSIGNGSIVDYLSTGDPKGTDWIPAECDVSIRPGWFWHKSESPKKLSELLNIYYNSVGRNCVLLLNVPPNTTGLISTNDILRLKEFKSAIDKIFIKNLAESCSIKASSTRGGKDSGFGPEMVLDKDHLWTYWAPKDNGEKDCWIEITAIDEELKFNVVRIQEAVGLGQRIKKHEVYVDGKRVVKGTTVGYKKLHRLENGLVSGHHVRIRIIGSRGIPLISSVGLHFDPFWHPTK, from the exons ATGGCCAATCGTTACCCACTCATAGTTATATATTTTATCATCATACTATCAAATATCGCACCTTCACAAGAACACAAATTCGCAACCACACCACCTTTACCCGTGTCACCTCTCCCATCATACTCGCAACTAAAATGGCAACAAAGAGAGATCATTTTTTTCCATCATTTTGGTGTCAATACATTTACTGACTCCGAATGGGGCACAGGAAAAGAAAATCAAAAAATATTTAACCCAAAAGGCCTTAATACGGCCCAATGGATTGATGTGGCAGTCCAAACTGGTGTTTCGCTTTCTATCCTAACAGCGAAACACCATGATGGGTTCTGCCTTTGGCCTTCTAAATACACGGACCATTCGGTCATTGGGAGCCCGTTGCAAAACGGGCATGGGGATGTAGTAAAAGAATTTACTAAATCGGCAAGTAATCGAGGAGTGGATGTTGGATTGTATTTGTCTCCATGGGATAGGCATGATTATCGATACGGCAAAAATATAGCTTACAATGAATATTACATGGGCCAGTTACAAGAACTACTCAACAA TTACGGAAATGTTAAAGAGATATGGTTTGATGGGGCAAAAGGTTCAAATGCGCCAAACATGAGTTACCATTTTAATGATTGGTTTGCAATGGTCAAGGAATTACAAAGTACTATCAATATATTTTCGGATGCGGGTCCGGGTGTTCGGTGGGTCGGAAATGAAAATGGGTTCGCGGGAACTACGTCTTGGTCCATCATCAATGGGTCATCTCTATCAATCGGTAATGGTAGCATCGTGGA CTACCTAAGCACCGGGGATCCGAAAGGGACTGATTGGATACCAGCCGAATGTGACGTCTCAATCCGACCGGGATGGTTTTGGCACAAATCAGAATCTCCTAAAAAATTAAGCGAGTTACTCAACATATATTACAATTCTGTTGGACGTAACTGCGTCTTACTATTAAACGTTCCACCAAACACTACCGGGTTGATCTCAACAAACGACATTCTACGATTAAAAGAGTTCAAATCTGCAATAGACAAAATTTTTATCAAAAATTTAGCCGAGTCATGTtctataaaagcaagtagtacaaggGGAGGCAAAGATAGTGGATTTGGGCCGGAAATGGTGTTAGATAAAGACCATTTATGGACGTATTGGGCTCCAAAAGATAATGGTGAAAAAGACTGTTGGATTGAAATAACCGCAATAGATGAAGAATTGAAATTTAATGTGGTTAGGATTCAAGAAGCGGTTGGTTTGGGTCAGAGGATTAAAAAGCATGAGGTATATGTAGATGGTAAACGGGTTGTAAAAGGGACTACAGTTGGGTACAAGAAGTTGCACAGGCTTGAAAATGGGCTCGTTAGTGGGCATCATGTGAGGATTCGTATAATTGGGTCACGTGGGATTCCTTTAATATCTTCTGTTGGACTTCATTTTGATCCTTTTTGGCACCCAACTAAATGA